Proteins co-encoded in one Cytophaga hutchinsonii ATCC 33406 genomic window:
- a CDS encoding TM2 domain-containing protein, with product MFEKINSLPYYLKNADVQPRTRMYIVCLLFGFAGGHRFMMGYKTWILQFITLGGLGIWSLYDLVKIALNEMSMADGKPLS from the coding sequence ATGTTTGAAAAAATAAATTCATTACCGTATTATCTTAAAAACGCCGATGTGCAACCACGCACACGTATGTATATTGTTTGCTTATTGTTTGGTTTTGCCGGCGGGCACCGTTTTATGATGGGATATAAAACCTGGATCTTACAATTTATTACACTTGGAGGTTTAGGCATCTGGTCGTTATATGATCTGGTGAAAATTGCGTTAAACGAAATGTCTATGGCTGACGGAAAGCCTTTATCATAA
- a CDS encoding acyl-CoA thioesterase, with protein sequence MTEDKKFYRTVKFSQTTITELMIPSYANFGGKIHGGILLSLMDKAAYACASKHSSGYCVTVSVDTVDFLQPIEVGELVALIASVHYVGNSSMVIGIKVIAENVHTSTVRHTNTSYFTMVSKDQTDQIKKVPGLILESKEEVKNFLDAMKRKEIKEFYKKELKKLGDEPHSEEHDMDLLKHERCQIVH encoded by the coding sequence ATGACAGAAGATAAAAAGTTTTATAGAACGGTTAAGTTTTCGCAAACAACCATTACTGAATTAATGATTCCATCGTATGCAAACTTTGGAGGCAAAATTCACGGTGGTATTTTGTTGTCGCTTATGGATAAGGCTGCGTATGCTTGTGCTTCCAAACACTCATCCGGCTATTGTGTAACCGTATCCGTTGATACGGTTGATTTCCTTCAGCCGATAGAAGTAGGGGAGCTGGTTGCTTTGATCGCGTCCGTGCATTATGTAGGGAACAGTTCTATGGTAATAGGCATCAAAGTTATTGCTGAAAATGTACATACCTCAACGGTACGCCATACCAACACTTCTTACTTTACCATGGTATCTAAAGATCAAACCGATCAGATAAAAAAAGTGCCTGGTTTAATTCTTGAATCAAAAGAAGAGGTTAAAAATTTTCTGGATGCGATGAAGCGCAAAGAAATAAAAGAATTCTATAAAAAAGAATTAAAAAAATTAGGCGATGAACCGCATTCTGAAGAACATGATATGGATCTTTTAAAACACGAGCGTTGCCAGATTGTACATTAA
- a CDS encoding phenylalanine 4-monooxygenase — MDQIHNYTEEENKIWATAYSRILNFLGDVADESVMIGIRTIGLPGDRVPNVEEINEHLAKHTDWRIVPLEDMVDDTQFISMLADKLYPCRTWVRSIDQVDKMEDEYDIFHDVFGHTSLLYIPTYCLYLEQLGELALTYINDPKAILYLKRVYWHTIQYGLIEANKSLRIYGAHMITSRNEASYALNAGVPKYDHNVSIIMDTPYVKNHFQEKYFVISSYEQLLASMDTIKSELANRLK; from the coding sequence ATGGATCAAATTCATAATTACACAGAAGAAGAAAATAAGATCTGGGCAACTGCCTATAGTAGAATCTTAAATTTTTTAGGTGATGTTGCAGACGAAAGCGTAATGATCGGAATTCGGACCATAGGATTACCCGGCGATCGTGTGCCGAATGTGGAGGAAATAAATGAACACCTTGCAAAGCACACGGATTGGAGAATTGTGCCATTGGAAGATATGGTTGACGATACGCAATTCATAAGCATGCTGGCAGACAAGTTATATCCTTGCAGAACATGGGTCCGCAGTATTGATCAGGTCGATAAAATGGAAGATGAATATGATATTTTTCATGATGTATTTGGTCACACCTCTTTGCTGTATATTCCAACCTATTGCCTGTATTTGGAACAATTAGGGGAATTAGCCTTAACATACATTAACGATCCGAAGGCAATTTTATATTTGAAACGTGTGTACTGGCATACCATTCAGTATGGTTTGATTGAAGCCAATAAATCATTGCGTATCTATGGTGCACATATGATCACCTCACGTAATGAGGCTTCTTATGCGTTGAATGCAGGTGTTCCGAAATACGATCATAATGTTTCAATCATTATGGATACACCCTATGTTAAAAATCATTTCCAGGAAAAATATTTTGTTATAAGTTCTTACGAACAGCTGCTGGCTTCAATGGATACCATTAAATCGGAATTGGCGAATCGTTTGAAATAA
- a CDS encoding CHASE2 domain-containing protein, with amino-acid sequence MTFKKLFKETFLVMAWILGFMGSITLIFTYTPVHSLDVFSPISDAFKDFELTDMYFSQFKENEDVEDNIVLVNIGNLDRGGVAALVNTLNGFEPKAIGIDAFFRHPKDPDLDSALAQAFSRTKNLVLVSELIENHATGTIDSIKYSNNMFMQYAEPGFADMIAEGKHSLNTARDCIPKEIKNGDTVLSFPSKLVSIYAPEKLKRYLARNHDVEAINYEGNINVHDEGSTSNSKTVFTALDWYEVLDSQFTPETIKGKIVIMGFMGAEIGQNNWQDKFCTPLNSQYVGRTAPDMYGVVVHANIVSMILKEKYINDMPDWLNWSLSLILIFIMIWGFNWLYLNTAEWWDGISMILSLIGVILLSAFMVLIFHFYSYTFDIALASVALLLSGNLIEIYWGILKPLYMRTKEKNVSLLNQNKTGE; translated from the coding sequence ATGACTTTTAAAAAGCTTTTCAAGGAGACTTTTTTAGTAATGGCCTGGATTCTGGGTTTTATGGGCAGCATTACACTTATTTTTACGTATACTCCTGTTCATAGTCTGGATGTTTTCAGTCCGATTTCGGATGCGTTCAAAGATTTTGAACTTACAGACATGTATTTTTCCCAGTTTAAAGAAAATGAAGATGTTGAAGACAATATTGTGTTGGTAAATATTGGTAATCTGGATCGTGGCGGAGTAGCAGCACTCGTTAATACGTTAAATGGCTTTGAACCTAAAGCAATTGGAATAGATGCATTTTTCAGACATCCTAAAGATCCGGACCTGGACTCTGCACTGGCACAGGCTTTCTCACGTACAAAAAATCTGGTTTTAGTTTCTGAACTGATCGAAAATCATGCAACCGGAACGATAGACAGCATTAAATACTCCAATAACATGTTTATGCAGTATGCCGAACCGGGTTTTGCAGATATGATTGCAGAAGGAAAACATAGCCTGAATACAGCCCGTGACTGTATTCCGAAAGAAATTAAAAATGGAGATACGGTTTTATCCTTTCCGTCTAAACTGGTAAGTATTTATGCTCCTGAGAAATTAAAGAGGTATTTAGCAAGAAATCATGATGTTGAAGCCATAAACTACGAAGGCAATATTAATGTTCATGATGAAGGAAGTACCTCAAATTCAAAAACTGTTTTTACCGCACTGGATTGGTACGAAGTTTTGGATTCACAATTTACACCTGAAACAATTAAAGGAAAAATTGTAATTATGGGTTTTATGGGTGCAGAAATTGGTCAGAACAACTGGCAGGATAAATTTTGCACCCCGTTGAATAGCCAATATGTAGGCCGGACAGCACCCGATATGTATGGAGTTGTTGTCCATGCGAATATTGTCTCCATGATTCTGAAAGAGAAATATATTAATGATATGCCTGACTGGCTCAACTGGTCTCTATCCTTAATACTGATATTTATTATGATCTGGGGATTCAATTGGTTGTATTTGAACACAGCAGAATGGTGGGATGGTATTTCGATGATTTTATCGCTTATAGGCGTAATTTTGCTTTCAGCCTTTATGGTTCTCATATTCCATTTCTATAGTTACACATTTGATATTGCACTTGCATCCGTGGCATTATTATTGTCTGGTAACCTGATAGAAATATATTGGGGAATACTTAAGCCCCTTTATATGAGAACAAAAGAAAAAAATGTATCTTTACTTAATCAAAATAAAACCGGAGAATAA
- a CDS encoding response regulator — protein MAAESTYKKLVMLVDDNETDNFIHRRVLEMGNFSKNIIVKNSGKSALEYLEANQSNSELIPEVIFLDINMPIVDGFVFLFEFESFPESIKERCKIIVLSSSDNKKDIDRIVDNDYVVHFITKPLSEDSIAELKKMV, from the coding sequence ATGGCTGCAGAATCTACGTACAAGAAATTAGTAATGCTTGTTGATGATAATGAAACAGATAATTTCATTCATAGAAGAGTATTAGAAATGGGGAATTTCTCCAAAAATATTATTGTGAAAAATTCCGGCAAAAGCGCCTTAGAATATTTGGAAGCAAATCAATCAAATTCTGAATTAATTCCGGAGGTTATTTTTTTAGATATTAATATGCCGATTGTTGATGGTTTTGTATTCTTATTTGAATTTGAAAGTTTTCCTGAATCAATAAAAGAACGATGTAAAATCATTGTCTTGTCGAGCTCTGATAATAAAAAAGATATTGACCGCATCGTTGATAATGATTATGTCGTTCATTTCATTACAAAACCCTTATCAGAAGATTCAATTGCTGAATTAAAGAAGATGGTTTAA
- a CDS encoding PAS domain-containing sensor histidine kinase translates to MLLNEASDAIYWVNHKGLITYANPSAQILFGYEEVELKDKSISDLIVSKTDLFSTFSSNIIEEKGVVIQQEFVRKDNSTFYGEMSVRLFDDGSHQAIIRDITKGVIEQRLLLDRERKFKILVENAFDIIIVLSSDFKIKFISPAIKKMLGYEIDSVLGENSNKFIEFRDRVMIKEVLKNHGITYAINDLKLIHKNGQIIHCEVNAVNFLNDPLINGIIVNCHDISKRIQTENELINTNYELDSFVYKVSHDLKAPLRSMLGLINLSQKENTEDTVKLYLDMMVRSIHNMDIFIKDLTQFSRNSRMEVIKESIDFKELITKIENNLKYDDNARFISFERNISQQSLFYSDPNRVETIVSNLLSNAYKYHRFDSNNPYINVKIEVSETAACIVIKDNGSGIADEYHNKIFQMFFRASEKSQGSGLGLYIVKSAIDKLEGTITLHSIPDKESTFTVEIPNLLTR, encoded by the coding sequence ATGCTCTTGAACGAGGCATCGGATGCAATCTATTGGGTAAATCATAAAGGCCTTATTACATACGCAAATCCAAGTGCACAAATACTTTTTGGTTATGAAGAAGTAGAGCTGAAAGATAAATCAATCAGTGATCTGATTGTTTCTAAAACAGATCTCTTCAGTACGTTTTCAAGTAACATTATAGAAGAAAAAGGAGTTGTTATACAGCAGGAATTTGTGCGTAAAGACAACTCAACTTTTTATGGCGAAATGAGTGTGCGGTTATTCGATGATGGTTCGCACCAGGCAATTATACGCGACATTACGAAGGGGGTTATTGAGCAGCGCCTGTTGCTTGACCGTGAAAGAAAATTCAAAATATTAGTTGAAAATGCATTTGATATTATCATTGTATTAAGCTCAGACTTCAAAATAAAATTTATAAGCCCGGCCATAAAAAAGATGCTGGGGTATGAGATTGATTCGGTGCTGGGAGAAAATTCCAATAAGTTTATTGAATTCAGAGATCGTGTAATGATTAAAGAAGTACTCAAAAACCACGGAATTACCTACGCGATAAATGATCTGAAGCTTATTCATAAAAATGGACAAATCATACATTGTGAAGTAAACGCGGTAAATTTTTTAAATGATCCCCTGATCAATGGCATCATTGTTAACTGTCATGATATCAGCAAGCGTATTCAGACAGAAAATGAATTAATTAATACAAACTATGAATTGGATAGTTTTGTATATAAGGTTTCCCATGATTTAAAGGCTCCTTTGCGGTCCATGTTGGGTTTAATTAATTTATCCCAAAAGGAAAATACAGAAGATACGGTAAAATTGTACTTGGATATGATGGTCAGAAGTATTCATAATATGGATATTTTTATAAAGGATCTTACACAATTTTCCAGAAATAGCCGGATGGAGGTTATAAAAGAATCTATTGACTTTAAGGAATTAATTACCAAAATTGAAAACAACTTGAAATATGACGACAATGCCCGCTTTATTTCATTTGAAAGAAATATCAGCCAGCAAAGTTTATTTTATTCTGATCCGAATAGAGTAGAAACTATTGTGAGTAATTTATTGTCAAATGCCTACAAGTATCATAGGTTTGATAGTAATAATCCTTATATTAACGTTAAAATTGAGGTTTCTGAAACGGCGGCTTGTATTGTAATTAAAGACAACGGTTCAGGAATTGCAGATGAATATCATAATAAAATTTTTCAGATGTTTTTCAGGGCATCTGAGAAATCACAAGGGTCGGGCTTAGGCTTATATATAGTTAAAAGTGCGATTGATAAACTTGAAGGTACAATAACATTACATTCAATACCTGATAAAGAATCAACATTTACAGTTGAAATACCAAATTTGTTAACACGTTAA
- a CDS encoding LysM peptidoglycan-binding domain-containing protein, which yields MPDVIEFAGMKLQLTAVAKRKIEADVTMIFASGKYLQQKIDRANLYFPIIERMFHEEGMPEEFKYLALQESSLVSDAVSSSNAVGFWQFKKETAIEVGVQVNSLVDERKHISYASRGAAKYLKKNNLLLDNWVYALLSYNVGPGGVKSHVKQKYVGEKNMTIDDDMHWYVIRFLAYKIAYEDLVGQANHPDLSLIESNGIKDKTLTEIARQANVELDLLKEYNKWCTQARVPGDKEYIVIIPSAHGTKPNIEVSAPVADEPVVSTGSTPKTVVMPKTFPDIKTYTDSMNIPIFVAINKVKAIKAVKGDDINSLIIKSGLTKSAFLYFNEMKGFETVQPGSFYYLQLKRKKALVAYHTVLKGETINSIAQKYAVTTNSIRKHNRLSKKEAVKENRVLWLRDTRPETTPIEYKTPLPVYVEPVQKKPVEKETVKPVVKETPVITLPAAAAEAKIKRDTVFHVVQSGETVFGLSRKYEIDSDSIREWNHLNGYAIQLNQKLIVGFKSKERREITHVVQTGETAYKISKQYNVGTEDIKKWNGLPDYNLKPGQQLKLYIP from the coding sequence GTGCCTGATGTAATTGAGTTTGCAGGAATGAAACTGCAGTTAACCGCTGTTGCTAAAAGAAAAATAGAAGCAGACGTTACCATGATTTTTGCAAGCGGTAAATACCTGCAGCAAAAAATAGACCGCGCTAATTTATATTTCCCCATCATTGAACGTATGTTTCATGAGGAAGGCATGCCTGAAGAGTTTAAATATTTAGCCTTGCAGGAATCCAGCTTAGTGTCAGATGCGGTGTCCAGTTCTAATGCTGTCGGGTTTTGGCAATTTAAAAAAGAAACAGCCATTGAAGTAGGTGTGCAGGTAAATAGCCTGGTTGACGAGCGTAAGCACATTTCATATGCTTCCAGAGGCGCAGCGAAATATTTAAAGAAAAATAATTTATTACTGGATAACTGGGTATATGCATTATTATCTTATAATGTTGGTCCGGGCGGTGTAAAGTCGCATGTGAAGCAGAAGTATGTTGGTGAGAAAAACATGACCATTGATGATGACATGCATTGGTATGTGATTCGTTTTTTAGCGTATAAAATTGCCTATGAAGATTTAGTAGGGCAGGCAAATCATCCCGATCTTTCTTTAATTGAATCCAACGGTATTAAAGATAAAACGTTAACCGAAATTGCAAGGCAGGCCAATGTAGAACTGGATTTGTTGAAGGAATACAACAAATGGTGCACACAGGCACGTGTTCCGGGAGATAAAGAATATATTGTTATCATTCCATCTGCACACGGCACCAAACCTAACATAGAAGTGTCTGCACCTGTAGCAGATGAGCCGGTAGTAAGTACAGGTTCGACTCCGAAGACCGTTGTAATGCCAAAGACGTTTCCGGATATTAAAACGTACACGGATTCTATGAACATCCCGATCTTTGTGGCTATTAATAAAGTGAAGGCAATTAAAGCCGTAAAGGGTGATGATATAAATTCTCTGATTATAAAGTCTGGATTAACAAAAAGTGCTTTTTTATATTTCAATGAAATGAAAGGGTTTGAAACTGTTCAGCCGGGTAGTTTTTATTATTTACAATTGAAACGAAAAAAAGCATTGGTTGCTTATCACACGGTTTTAAAAGGAGAAACAATAAATTCCATTGCTCAAAAATATGCTGTAACAACAAACTCTATACGTAAGCATAACCGGCTTAGTAAAAAGGAAGCGGTTAAAGAAAACAGAGTGTTGTGGTTGAGAGATACACGTCCGGAGACAACACCGATTGAATATAAAACACCGCTGCCGGTATATGTTGAGCCTGTTCAAAAGAAACCTGTTGAAAAGGAAACTGTAAAACCTGTTGTTAAAGAAACTCCGGTAATAACGCTTCCTGCTGCTGCTGCTGAAGCAAAAATAAAACGCGATACGGTTTTTCATGTGGTGCAAAGCGGTGAGACTGTATTTGGTTTGTCCCGGAAATATGAGATTGATTCAGACAGTATCCGCGAATGGAACCACCTGAATGGCTACGCAATTCAATTAAACCAGAAATTAATTGTTGGTTTCAAATCAAAAGAGCGTCGGGAAATTACACATGTTGTACAAACCGGTGAAACAGCTTATAAAATTTCAAAGCAATATAATGTTGGTACTGAGGATATTAAAAAATGGAATGGCTTGCCAGATTATAACCTTAAACCGGGTCAGCAATTAAAATTGTATATTCCCTAA
- a CDS encoding O-methyltransferase, whose amino-acid sequence MIDITNPLIEEYIRAHSTIESDLLKKVNRETYAEVLMPRMLSGHYQGRVLSMLAHMIRPKRILEIGTFTGYSALCLSEGLPAGAELITIDINEELEDRVRAYFMESEKAKAITYLIGDAMKVTESLEGLFDLVFIDADKHNYLNYYHLVFDKVPAGGFIMVDNTLWNGKVAIPEVVAKDKDTRNLHSFNAFIAQDARIEKIILPVRDGITIIRKK is encoded by the coding sequence ATGATTGATATTACAAATCCGTTAATAGAAGAATACATACGTGCACACAGCACGATAGAATCTGATTTATTAAAAAAAGTAAATCGTGAAACGTATGCGGAGGTGCTGATGCCGCGCATGCTTTCCGGCCATTATCAGGGAAGAGTATTGTCTATGCTGGCTCATATGATCCGGCCGAAACGCATTCTTGAGATTGGTACATTTACTGGTTACTCCGCCTTATGTTTGTCTGAAGGATTACCGGCAGGCGCTGAATTGATTACGATTGATATTAACGAAGAGCTGGAAGATCGTGTACGCGCGTACTTCATGGAATCAGAAAAAGCAAAGGCAATAACCTATCTGATTGGCGATGCCATGAAAGTAACAGAATCGCTTGAAGGGTTATTCGATCTGGTATTCATAGATGCAGACAAACATAATTACCTGAATTATTATCATTTGGTTTTTGATAAGGTACCTGCTGGAGGTTTTATTATGGTTGACAATACCTTATGGAATGGAAAGGTTGCTATTCCTGAAGTAGTGGCTAAAGATAAAGATACCCGAAATCTTCATTCCTTTAATGCGTTTATTGCTCAGGACGCACGTATAGAAAAAATCATTCTGCCGGTAAGAGATGGTATAACGATAATCCGAAAAAAATAA
- a CDS encoding M16 family metallopeptidase translates to MTKEFNVYQYPNGITLLHKQVLSTRIAHCGYIFDVGSRDEDLKTQGLAHFWEHMAFKGTDKRKTFQILSSLEQVGGDLNAYTTKEKIWFHASLPFTYLERAADVLTDISFNSIFPEKEIEKEKKVVLEEMHMYADNPEDAIQDEFETLIFPEHSLGYNILGTEKTLQSFTQQNLKSFLKKNIDTSRVAFVVLSPQSFTEVKYITDKYIPHVKAQHSAKVREKNRGFKPATLIKKIDASQTHCVIGSLGLNIKEERRLGLFLLSNLLAGPGMTSTLNMAMREKKGYVYTIESNFTSYIDTGVYSFYFATESKQFEKALDVFHKEIAKVREKKLSTVQLHRLKEQIKGQLIMAEENNSNFMQMMGKSYLDFGKIDSFDHIIKKIDGISAEVINDLANQLMNPARMSKLIYEPEA, encoded by the coding sequence ATGACTAAAGAATTTAATGTTTATCAATATCCCAACGGGATAACGTTGCTGCATAAACAGGTTTTATCAACCCGTATTGCTCATTGTGGTTATATTTTTGATGTGGGCAGCCGGGATGAAGATTTGAAAACGCAAGGGTTGGCACATTTTTGGGAGCATATGGCTTTCAAAGGAACTGACAAACGTAAAACATTTCAGATACTAAGCAGCCTGGAGCAGGTGGGAGGCGATTTAAATGCATATACAACCAAAGAAAAAATATGGTTTCATGCATCACTGCCTTTTACGTATCTGGAGCGTGCAGCAGACGTGCTGACGGATATTTCTTTCAATTCAATTTTTCCCGAAAAAGAAATTGAAAAAGAAAAAAAAGTTGTGCTTGAAGAAATGCATATGTATGCAGATAACCCGGAAGACGCTATTCAGGATGAATTTGAAACATTAATATTTCCGGAACATTCATTAGGGTATAATATTTTAGGTACCGAAAAGACACTGCAATCATTCACGCAGCAGAATTTAAAATCATTTCTTAAAAAGAATATTGATACAAGCAGAGTTGCATTTGTGGTGCTTTCGCCGCAATCTTTTACAGAGGTAAAATACATTACAGATAAATACATCCCTCATGTGAAAGCGCAGCATTCAGCCAAGGTACGCGAAAAAAACAGAGGTTTTAAACCAGCTACCCTCATCAAAAAGATTGATGCTTCTCAAACACATTGTGTAATCGGCAGTCTTGGGCTGAATATAAAAGAAGAGCGGAGATTGGGTTTGTTCTTATTGTCAAACCTGCTGGCAGGCCCGGGTATGACATCTACGCTGAACATGGCTATGCGAGAGAAGAAAGGCTATGTATATACCATAGAATCAAACTTTACTTCTTATATCGATACGGGTGTGTATAGTTTTTATTTTGCTACGGAATCAAAACAATTTGAAAAAGCACTGGATGTTTTTCATAAAGAAATAGCAAAAGTAAGGGAAAAGAAATTAAGTACAGTTCAGCTGCATCGCTTAAAAGAACAGATTAAAGGCCAGTTGATAATGGCTGAAGAGAATAACAGTAACTTTATGCAAATGATGGGCAAGAGCTATCTGGATTTTGGTAAGATAGATTCGTTTGATCATATCATAAAAAAGATAGACGGCATATCGGCAGAAGTTATTAACGACTTGGCCAACCAGTTGATGAATCCTGCGCGCATGAGTAAGTTGATTTATGAACCAGAAGCATAA
- a CDS encoding S8 family peptidase, protein MQTIIRAVSAVLFFSVVVLQTNAQIQKYWISFKDKETVGYNYKNNLSPQTILNRTAYSIPLHQYTDIPVSKIFIDSIAKLDVLIIAKSKWLNAVTANLTREQAEQIKQISFVASVEPVNIYLVGSSTNELEIAPELMHAAMKQMKSKAFNEKGIDGKGIRVGVIDAGFYKLHEDPATSYLVQDKKILGQRDFIDKSRTDLIVNAATSADDHGRQVVRMIAGYDTSIKAQYGMAVNASFYLARTENGEREYRGEEDMWIMAMEWMDSLGVRLISTSLGYATKMDDPNDNYKQSEMDGKTARITKAAQIAFYQKGIFLAVSAGNEGDTQWRIISAPADAEGALAVGATKASTWDRISYSSIGPEPLPYLKPNVSCYSPNGTSFSCPAVAGFVACMMNNDSTLTNVQLKEIIQRSAHLYPYGNNFIGYGIPQADRALVLSKDQNTDFGKAVLIHNSKKVFKHTFDKSIKVELVLFHKKNETIVIDQQVIMVKKGKLKIKRPKNAERTTIVADEFLTLEIIWE, encoded by the coding sequence ATGCAAACTATTATTCGCGCGGTAAGTGCAGTACTGTTTTTTTCTGTTGTTGTTTTACAAACGAATGCTCAAATTCAAAAATATTGGATTTCATTCAAAGATAAAGAGACTGTTGGATATAATTATAAAAACAATTTAAGCCCTCAAACAATTTTAAACAGAACGGCTTATTCAATTCCATTACATCAATACACAGATATTCCTGTTTCAAAAATATTTATTGATTCAATTGCAAAGCTGGATGTTTTAATCATTGCAAAATCAAAATGGCTGAATGCGGTAACTGCAAACTTAACACGGGAACAGGCCGAACAAATAAAACAGATTTCTTTTGTTGCTTCTGTTGAGCCGGTGAATATTTATTTGGTCGGATCTTCTACAAATGAGCTGGAAATTGCTCCTGAACTGATGCATGCTGCCATGAAACAAATGAAATCAAAAGCGTTTAATGAAAAAGGCATTGATGGTAAGGGGATCCGTGTAGGTGTTATCGATGCAGGTTTTTACAAATTACATGAAGATCCGGCAACAAGTTATTTAGTGCAGGATAAAAAAATATTGGGACAGCGTGATTTTATTGATAAATCAAGAACAGACTTAATTGTAAATGCAGCAACATCTGCCGACGACCACGGCAGGCAAGTTGTTCGGATGATTGCAGGTTATGATACCTCTATTAAAGCACAATACGGCATGGCTGTTAATGCATCTTTTTATCTGGCAAGAACTGAAAACGGCGAAAGAGAGTACAGGGGCGAAGAAGATATGTGGATCATGGCAATGGAGTGGATGGACAGCTTAGGCGTTCGATTAATAAGCACTTCGTTGGGTTATGCTACTAAAATGGATGATCCGAATGACAATTATAAGCAGTCTGAAATGGATGGAAAGACAGCACGTATCACAAAAGCAGCGCAGATTGCATTTTATCAAAAGGGAATTTTCTTAGCTGTTTCGGCCGGCAATGAAGGCGACACGCAATGGAGAATTATTTCGGCACCAGCTGATGCTGAAGGAGCCTTAGCTGTAGGTGCTACAAAAGCTTCCACCTGGGACCGCATTTCTTACAGCAGTATCGGCCCGGAACCATTGCCGTATCTGAAACCGAACGTGTCCTGTTATTCTCCAAACGGTACATCATTCTCTTGTCCGGCTGTAGCAGGATTTGTTGCTTGTATGATGAACAATGATTCAACCTTAACCAACGTTCAGTTAAAAGAAATTATTCAGCGTTCAGCGCATCTGTATCCATACGGAAATAATTTTATAGGTTATGGCATTCCGCAGGCTGATCGTGCATTGGTATTAAGCAAGGATCAAAATACGGATTTTGGGAAAGCCGTTCTGATTCATAATTCGAAAAAGGTTTTTAAACATACATTCGACAAATCCATAAAAGTTGAACTGGTGCTGTTCCATAAAAAAAATGAAACGATTGTAATTGATCAGCAAGTAATAATGGTAAAGAAAGGAAAGCTCAAGATAAAGCGACCTAAAAATGCTGAACGTACAACAATTGTTGCAGACGAGTTTTTAACGCTTGAAATAATTTGGGAATAA